In Lemur catta isolate mLemCat1 chromosome 1, mLemCat1.pri, whole genome shotgun sequence, one DNA window encodes the following:
- the LOC123634913 gene encoding olfactory receptor 7A10-like, translating into MPVSCSHSLLISHVNKMEGGNDTRISEFLLLGFSEDPELQPVLFELFLSMHLITVLGNLLIILASVSNSHLHTPMYFFLSNLSFADICFASTTVPQLLVNVQTHSKVISYAGCITQMYFFILFAGLDTFMLTMMAYDRFVAICHPLQYTVIMNPRLCALLGLVSWILSVLNSLLQSLMVLPLSFCTELEIPHFFCELNQVVHLACSNPFFNDTMMYLASVVLGGGTLTDILYSYSRIVYSIRAISSAQGKCKAFSTCASLLSVVSLLYCTILGVYLGSAATQNLCSSAIALVMYTVVPPMLNPFINSLRKKDIRRALRRFLSGVQ; encoded by the exons ATGCCTGTGTCGTGTTCTCATTCTCTTCTTATCAGTCACGTCAACAAGATGGAAGGAGGGAATGATACAcgaat ttcagaatttcttcttctgggATTTTCAGAGGACCCAGAACTGCAGCCCGTCCTCTTTGAGCTGTTCCTGTCCATGCACCTGATCACTGTGCTTGGGAACCTGCTCATCATCCTGGCCTCAGTCTCAAACTCCCACCTGCACActcccatgtacttcttcctctccaatctGTCCTTTGCAGACATCTGTTTTGCATCCACCACTGTCCCACAGCTGCTGGTGAATGTGCAGACACACAGCAAAGTCATATCCTATGCAGGCTGCATCACCCAGATGTACTTTTTCATACTCTTTGCAGGGTTGGATACCTTTATGCTGACCATGATGGCCTATGACCGCTTTGTGGCCATCTGTCACCCACTGCAGTACACGGTCATCATGAATCCCAGGCTCTGTGCATTGCTGGGTCTGGTGTCCTGGATCCTGAGTGTCCTGAATTCCTTGTTACAAAGCTTAATGGTGTTGCCACTGTCCTTCTGTACAGAGTTGGAAATCCCCCACTTTTTCTGTGAACTTAATCAGGTGGTCCACCTTGCCTGCTCCAACCCCTTCTTTAATGACACGATGATGTATCTGGCATCTGTGGTGCTGGGTGGTGGGACCCTCACTGATATCCTTTACTCTTACTCTAGAATAGTTTACTCCATACGTGCAATCTCCTCGGCTCAGGGGAAGTGTAAAGCATTTTCCACCTGTGCATCTCTCCTCTCGGTTGTCTCCTTATTGTACTGCACAATCCTAGGGGTGTACCTCGGCTCTGCTGCTACCCAGAATTTGTGCTCCAGTGCAATAGCTTTGGTGATGTACACAGTGGTCCCTCCCATGCTGAACCCCTTCATCAACAGTCTGCGGAAGAAAGACATAAGGAGGGCTCTGAGAAGATTCCTCAGTGGGGTGCAATGA
- the LOC123636085 gene encoding olfactory receptor 7A10-like — protein MYLITVLRNLLIILATISDSHLHTANLSFADICFVSTTVPEMLNMQTQSKVISYAGCITQMYFFLLFVGLDSFLLTVMAYDWFVAICHPLRYAVIMNPRLCALLVLMSWLLVVSLFYCTCLGVYLSSAATHNSHSSATASVMYTAVTPMLNPFIYSLRNKDIKSALKQFFRMMQRKGHFSSCAIDFRAEME, from the exons ATGTACCTGATCACTGTGCTCAGGAATCTGCTCATCATCCTGGCCACAATCTCAGACTCCCACCTGCACACCGCCAACCTGTCCTTTGCTGACATCTGTTTTGTGTCCACCACTGTCCCAGAGATGCTAAACATGCAGACACAAAGCAAAGTCATATCCTATGCAGGCTGCATCACCCAGATGTACTTTTTCTTGCTCTTTGTAGGATTGGACAGCTTCCTCCTGACCGTGATGGCCTATGACTGGTTTGTGGCCATCTGTCACCCCCTGCGCTACGCAGTCATCATGAACCCCAGGCTCTGTGCACTGCTTGTTCTGATGTCCTGG CTCTTGGTTGTCTCCTTATTTTATTGTACATGCCTAGGGGTGTACCTCAGCTCTGCTGCTACACACAATTCACACTCCAGCGCAACAGCCTCGGTGATGTACACGGCGGTCACTCCCATGCTGAACCCCTTCATCTACAGCCtgagaaataaagacataaagagCGCTCTGAAACAATTTTTCAGAATGATGCAACGAAAGGGCCATTTTTCAAGTTGTGCCATTGATTTCAGAGCT GAGATGGAATAG